TCACTTCATCTTTGTTTTGGAGGATTTTTGTAGTTAGAACTCCATGCAATTCGCAATAAAAACAAACGATCGATAGCAAACCAATCACAAACATGACGAATTTAGCTCTCAATCGTgtcaaaaaatattattatgcaGGTACATCCCTTTAAGTAGAGGTCAGAATATAAACGTGCAGGATATTCCCTTTAAGAAGACGTCACAAATATTATTATGCAGGTCCGTCCCTTTAATCAGACAAGTCGAGTGGCCATATGTGACCTGAGCAGGTGTACACAGCTATAGGTTAAGTTATTATTGCAGATTGTCATGGACATGAACTGAAGGAGTTCcacaaataaaacaacaatCGACTCCAGAGACTTATGACGTATATTATATTTTGCACGTTTTTAACAATACATATAAGTGAACATTATTCCAAAGTATATAATATAGGTAGACACTTAGAATCTGCGTCTGTTCGACAGTTGGAAATCTGTGACAAATCTGTGATTATTATAACTGACGTTTATTTACCATCTGATCTATAACTCTATAGTCTACTGGAAACTATATCTGTAAGTGTTCTTCTACTTAATTTGGTATAATACGTTTCATTCGGtagaaataagaagaagaaaatcaatTCAAGTACATTAATAGTTATATGACGTTGATTTAGTATTGTTGACAATATATGAACGTTTGGGGTCTAGAATGCAGTATGGCATTCTCACAGTATATTCAATCGAAAGGGATATCACACTTATTTGGAGCATTGATAATTTGTACGTGTCTTGTTGGATTAGCCATTTATTTATTCTCAAAAGACGaattaaaaattcaaaaacAGTATTGATGATaaagctgattttttttttaaattaattcgCTTCGCAAATATCATAGACCATAATTTTACGCTTTTTTACAGATAGTTCCAATTGTTCAAAGTTATAGCATtatttattgaatatattcGTACACTTCAGTTTAAATTGATTCAATTCAGGGCATAATGTAGAGTAGTTGTACAGAGTACATGTATGGTAGCTTATAGGgtacatatatacaacagtTCAGTTTACCAAATAATGTATCTTATGTTTGATGCTGATGCTATTTGCCGTGTCTTGATTCATAAACACagtaaatgatttatttaacaGAAACTGCAAGAAATCAACATGAAGCTGTTATCGATGACGCTCTTAGCGGCGGCGGTTGTTATCACCCTTCCTTACCCAGGTTagaaatttacataaatatcaTATCAACAAGTGATGTATGGGTTGATAACTTCTTTTGCTTCTAATGCTGTTGTGATGCTTATCaccaatttttttaaagaagatTTTCACAATGAAAAAACAAATGCAAAGTCATTCAACTTCAAATCTTGTTAATATACATGACTAACTTACGATACGTTCTTCATTCATTCCGATGTAGGTGCATGCTAAGTTAACCTTacagtaaaaataataaaaataataaataataataataataataatatataaatatatatatatatatatatatatatatatatatatatatatatataccgtgttATAAATTCCCCTCCCTGCACATCCGGTATATGTTCAATCATTAATGGGCCTTACTTGTGTTAGGTCGCGGCTATGTACGCTCCGCCCCATGCAACGTACATGTCACATGTTATAATGCGTTAGTAATGCTAagcatttgtttctttttgctttGACAACCAACCAGTTCAGTTTCATAACACTCGAATTGCCGTGATCCATACTGTGATACGCAGGGACTGTACCGGCAAGTCGACCGGAACTGGGTCATCTTCTGATGGAGTCGTAATAGCGCCACCACTTATTGGTAAGTGGCGAccgaaaataaatatatcttccATTACAACTATTGAAAGTACAAATTATTCACTAATTTGGAGATGTCTATCACGggttttcctttgttttgttttctacagATCCATGTAACCCCAATCCATGCCAAGGCAGAGGATACTGTCAAAATTAATAGGTCCGTTGCTAATGGTTACCGTTGTACTTGTGTCAACAATCATGAGGGCTTGCGGTGTCAATTTAATAGTAAGTTATCCAAATATAATACTAACACAAAGAACAAATTATTACAAAACAACACTTGATGTTTTCGGTTTAAATTGTCTAAATACGGTTGTTATACAAGAACAAAATTCGCAAGTTTGACCCCCAGaattagtaggcctacatttCATATAAATTGTATTCTCTAGTAAACTTTTAAATGACCTTGAACCGTTTAAGTTTTCATTGCGCTGTTTAATCAACTTTCTAATTTGGAATGGTTTCATTCTTTCTTATTTCCTTTTCCCT
Above is a genomic segment from Apostichopus japonicus isolate 1M-3 chromosome 5, ASM3797524v1, whole genome shotgun sequence containing:
- the LOC139967545 gene encoding uncharacterized protein isoform X1; the encoded protein is MTLKFPYTDSSEVEKKLQEINMKLLSMTLLAAAVVITLPYPVQFHNTRIAVIHTVIRRDCTGKSTGTGSSSDGVVIAPPLIVTTPRNPCAGTNPCPRSDQTCTAPPHMIGFLCST
- the LOC139967545 gene encoding uncharacterized protein isoform X2; this encodes MTLKFPYTDSSEVEKKLQEINMKLLSMTLLAAAVVITLPYPVQFHNTRIAVIHTVIRRDCTGKSTGTGSSSDGVVIAPPLIDPCNPNPCQGRGYCQN